The following are encoded together in the Coffea arabica cultivar ET-39 chromosome 1c, Coffea Arabica ET-39 HiFi, whole genome shotgun sequence genome:
- the LOC140005341 gene encoding uncharacterized protein, giving the protein MIDATTEHEVLSFMDGSFGYNQIRLAPEDEELTAFRTPKGCERTSSGRFFVDHPIPAEWELSGDLPDENVLLVEIRPPWKMYFDGAAHRHGVGAGIIFVTPNGGILLYSFTLNQYCSNNVTEYQALILGLEIAVDMEQLDIQIYGDSQLVVNQLLGSYEVKKSELISYHKYAT; this is encoded by the exons ATGATTGATGCAACTACTGAGCATGAAGTTCTGTCGTTTATGGATGGCTCTTTTGGATATAATCAAATTCGATTGGCACCTGAGGATGAAGAGCTCACTGCATTTCGTACTCCTAAGG GCTGTGAAAGGACAAGTTCTGGCAGATTTTTTGTTGATCACCCGATACCTGCTGAATGGGAGTTAAGTGGTGACCTACCAGATGAGAATGTACTTCTTGTTGAGATTCGCCCACCATGGAAGATGTATTTTGATGGTGCGGCTCATCGTCATGGAGTTGGAGCGGGAATTATATTCGTGACTCCTAATGGAGGGATATTATTATATTCTTTTACTTTAAATCAATATTGTTCAAACAATGTTACTGAGTACCAAGCTCTCATACTCGGACTTGAAATAGCTGTTGACATGGAACAGTTGGACATTCAAATCTATGGTGATTCTCAATTAGTGGTTAACCAACTCTTGGGAAGTTATGAAGTCAAAAAGTCCGAGTTAATTTCGTATCACAAATATGCAACGTGA